The DNA window GGCCCTGGCCACCAGGGACTTTCAGGACGTGCACCACGACCGGGACCTGGCCCAGGCCAAGGGTTCCAAAGACATCTTCGTCAACATCCTCACCGACACCGGCTTGGTGCAGCGCTACGTCACCGATTGGGCGGGCCCGACGGCGCTGATCAAATCGATCGGGCTGCGGCTTGGCGTGCCGTGGTACGCCTACGACACCGTCACGTTCTCCGGTGAGGTAACTGCTGTTGATGACGGCCTGGTCACGCTGAAGGTGTTCGGCCGCAACAGCCTTGGCGACCACGTCATCGCGAACGTGACGCTGACGATCGGGGGTGCCTGATGTTGTCGGGTAAGGCCGCGATCGTCGGTATCGGTGCCACCGACTTCTCCAAGGACTCGGGCCGCAGCGAGCTGCGTCTGGCGGCCGAGGCGGTTCTGGATGCGTTGGACGACGCGGGTCTTTCACCGTCGGATGTCGACGGCCTGACCACCTTTACGATGGACACCAACAACGAGACCGCCGTCGCGCGCGCGGCCGGCATCGGTGACCTGAAGTTCTTTTCGCAGATCGGGTACGGCGGTGGCGCCGCGTGCGCGACCGTACAGCAGGCGGCGATCGCGGTGGCCACCGGGGTGGCCGACGTCGTCGT is part of the Mycobacterium mantenii genome and encodes:
- a CDS encoding MaoC family dehydratase, which gives rise to MSAPVVEVGTTLPELKLHGTPTFIISTALATRDFQDVHHDRDLAQAKGSKDIFVNILTDTGLVQRYVTDWAGPTALIKSIGLRLGVPWYAYDTVTFSGEVTAVDDGLVTLKVFGRNSLGDHVIANVTLTIGGA